DNA from Malus sylvestris chromosome 11, drMalSylv7.2, whole genome shotgun sequence:
ttttaatttcttcttgatgattttatatatgtgtgtgtgcatatataaaataagagttagttttctgaatttttttttcattttcttatttgtttatgGAATTTTGTTGCATACATATCTATTTCTCTTCAAAATTTAGTGACCCATATttattctcttcctctctccattTTTCCCAAATATAGTTTTTTCCAAGGCCGATCTCAAAGTTTTTGCATCCTGCATTTGGTGGTCTTTTgcatttatttgtgtttgtctcAGCTCCTTATGTGCTGAACTGCTAATATCATAGACATATCTCTGATCTTTTTAGGGttttcattgttttgtcaagattttaacataatttttttcatgGACGATTTTCCCTGCTTGATACAGTTTGTGTGTGTTCatgcttttttatttatttgtgtgttCGATTTTTGGAGGAAGTCAAATGTATTTCTTCCCtgtaagaataaaataaaattttatgttatttttttgctatattttttacattattttcCTCTATtgctaacaattttttttacccAGATCTAAATGCCCCTTTTATTTATTAGtttttggccgaatttttgTTACAGCTCGTCTAGCTAGTTCGTTTCAAAGTAACGCTTGCTCAAATATAGGTTGTATTTTTATGTAACCACTCATGGATATCTGGTTCTACGCTTACAGTGGCATTGTGATGATCtgtaatacacacacacatacacacttgCATACATGCATatgcatatacacacacacacacacacacacacatatatatatatacctactGGCTTAATTTTTGTCTGATTATAATTGTTTCTTAATATGAAAAACATTATTAGCTCTGCTTTTACTTTGATTATTAGAAATTAGAAGGGTTTCAGTCACTCAAAAATCTGAATTTTTCTTTACATATATagaggaaatatatatatatatatatatatatatatatatatattcaaatctgATATTTTACAGAAGAATTTGAGTAGCTATAAGGCAATATACCATCACATGAAAAACCTTGAAGAGCTGATAGGGTTTCAGGCTGGGAAACGAGTTTTGAACAGTGGTAGAGGGATTAGGTAGGACCCAAAAGGGGGTCGTTTCGTGTATGGGACCCAATTTTCCGGTTCTTAAAAGAGCCGTTTACACAGTCACAGTGATAAGTGGACATGCAAGCGCGTGAGGTGtcaatttattctttaatttttcaGCTTAGGTGGCTTAGCGAATAGACAAAAACAGAGTGATAAGGAGTAACCGTTACCGTGGAAACATAATCACAGGCAGGTGAGCTCGTGAAGTTTACGCGCATGTTAAGGGTTTATGGTCTGCACATCGTTCTCTAGTCAATCACTATTCATCCCGATTATTTAGATTATCAATAGtctatatatataggaaaagaaaacaaatgtcAAAGTCTAACAGTCCATGCAATTTTATGGATGGCCAACCATTCGTATTTACGTAAATGGTTGATGTTCGTTGATTGTTGCTAATTTTGTAGTAAATTTCAAGTTAGTTAATTATTCACTAAATTCGACATTTCTCTCAAACATTGCATTCAATGAATTTTTAGATTCAAGAGAGGACACGtccataattatatattaagtATTCCTAGTGGTAAGTTTACAAACCAAATAGGATTAAGAGTTAGTCTACGAGATAAGAATTAAAATAGAATAAATTCAACATTATTGTGACATCCCAAGTAGCTAATAAAAGAATATGTGAGGCATTCTCAACATAACCTGTCATTATATTGGTATACAGTTTATGGTAAGTAGTGGCAAAAACCTCTTTGATTGGCCATGCCATTTACAATATCTGCACATACACACAGACAATTAATGATTCAAACCCCATTAATATACACCCTAACACTGATTAATATAACCATAAACCATGTCTTCCTTACCCATTAATTAACTGACCACAAATTGTTACTTTCAACGTTCCTCGGGTAAGTTTTGCATGGCCCTCGTTTCCACAaataactttttctttttcttttttctcttttttttcgaATTCAAGTTACTCATTTATGAGCGTATCTGTACAGTGAATAATTAGTTGACTTACATTAATTGTTTTCTTCCCACCTTGCATGCAGCCAACTCCAACAGTTCCGACGGCGGCAATGCCATCGCAAGCACCAGCAACCCTGCCAACCCCGCCGGCAATAGCGACAACAACACTGTACAGAGGGCCCCGCAGTGCCTCGTTCGCGAGCAGGATCGATACATGCCGATAGCCAACGTGATACGCATAATGCGGAGGATATTACCCCCGCATGCAAAAATATCTGACGACGCCAAGGAGACCATGCAGGAGTGTGTGTCCGAGTACATCGCCTTCATAACCGGCGAGGCCAACGAGCGCTGCCAGCGCGAGCAGCGCAAGACTGTCACTGCTGAGGATGTCCTCTGGGCCATGGGAAAGCTCGGGTTTGACAATTACGTCGAACCCCTCACCATTTACCTCCAACGCTACCGGGAGTCTGAGAGTTCCGACCGCTCTCAGTTTGTTAAGAGGGAGGAGCGCCAGTCAATGGACTATTGCCCTCCTGGGCATGCTGGGCCCCAGGTTGCAATGATGCCTCCCCCGCCACCATCTTATGGGCCGGGATATTATTTCGGGCCCCAGCATGGTCCTCCGATGTATGACCCCTCAATGATGGGAATGTTTAGGGATGGTTCCTCCTCTGGTGCTGGTGGAGGCGGGTCATCGTCGGCTTCTGGGGCGCAGGGTGAGAACTCGTTGGGGGGATTTAACCCGTTTGGTCACTTCAAGTGATCACCACAGTTTAGAGACAGGTCTCAGCTGTTTAATTAACAgacataatgaataaataattgCATTAGTTTGCAATTAATTAGTAGTTATAAGTTATTGTGGTTGTTGTACGTAGTTTATCTCTATGTTTTAGCATGGTTGCAAAGTGGGTTTGCTTCCTTTGAGTTCAAGGACAAGTTGGTTCAAGTAATGTAATGAATAACTTCATCCCTGGATGTTCATTCCTTGTATTACATGTTCAATCGTTAACTTCATCCTCTGGATGTTCATTCCGTGTATGACATGTTCAATCGTTATTGGAGCTTTTCTGTTTTGGATACAAGGAGCAAATAGCTGgctaaaacaaaatgaaagcttaATCTACAAACATAGATAGTAGCTTGGCAACTTTAAGTGTGGCTCGAACTGatgcaaaatgaaaattttgagtaaaTAAAAGCGTGGATGGGTTAAATAGTTAGTTGTTAAGGAAGAAGGGAATCCATGgagatgaaaattaaaaatagctATTTGAGCATGTATACACTACCAGAAATTTGGCCTTCCCTACGAACTTTTGCTCGATGAACCATATTTTGTATGGTAAAGGTATTTTATCCGACGAATTTGCAGCTTGTCAGGCATCGCTGGTCAATATTTAGGGTTTTACCCAAAATCTTTATGCGACGGGAAGTTTTTGTAAAGCAAGGTGAAAATCGTCAGATAAATATTTAGCACCAAAAGGGAAAAGGTAGCGTGTAATTTGAAAGGTTTCTTCGACGAAACATAGGTTTGTCAACTTGAAGACATGTGCCCGACAGCTATGTTCGTGGGCCAAGTTTTCATTTTGTTACACAAAAGCACACAATAACCTGTAAAAAATCTACTGACAAAAATTTTACTTGACATCATCTTATGCTTGCCCTACGAAACGTTCCGTCAGGCAAACTCTTATTCATTTAAAAGGTTgtgccttcttctttttcccctcttcttttcttctccccCTCCCTCCCCATTGGCTGCTGCTTAAATCtgcatctctccctctctctccctctctctcattcacaccctctcatctctccctctcccaattgatttaagtttagtttttttttttatttgctaaatattttttatttaattgtgtgactaattaattttgttgttgtagGTTTGTGATtggattgaaaaaaaattcaaggaaAGGTATGTATTTATCCCTTAATTATAAATTAAGGTAAATTACATCTTACCTCCCCTTCTCCGATTTTTTGTAGGTTAAAAAATCTATTAAATTAACTGTTACGTGACGATGGAGCAGATACGGGATCCACATTTTTAATGACATGGAAGCAACTTTTCAACTtgtgaataaaaaaaacaaataaaattttttaattacagaCATAGGGATAAATAACACCATATGATTCATGCAATTCGATGTTGAGGAATAGTCAGAGCCGGCCCTGAGGATAGCTGGAGTAGGCGCCCACCTAGGACCCCCACTTCGGAAGGGCCCCCAATTTTTAGGCGAAGCTAGGCGGGTATGGACGGGGATGGGTGGGAGCTATCCGGGCTTATATGTAAACACTAGAATTTAGAAATCTTTTGTTGCAGGGTCGACCTCGTGCGAGGAAGAAGACAACTTTATTCccaacatcattttaattgcaTGATTTTACTTAAGATCGTCCCACCATCTTTTTTTATAGCTGCATGTTTTCTCCCTTTTAAATAGTCTCCACcaccttatttttatttttttgcttctCTCGTAAATATCACCTTTATGTTTACTTTTATGAGGTTTTATTACCCTATTTTAATATGACACCACATATATCTTTATTATGTACCTAAAAGGCTAAAACTCTCACCTGTTTGAAAAATGACATTATTTAATGttcaaattaattagtttatataatatataataaattattcaaATCTGTTTCGTCCGCCTAGGCGCGTATACGAAAATTAGTATCCTCTTCATTCTAGTATTTTTCCTAGTTGTAAGATGTTGTCTCTGTAATCCAACCATTTATTCATTTATTGAATGTAATAAGTAACATTGTAACAATAGAAAAATAATTGGAATTTGGCGTACTGGGTAAGGACTTCTCTTTCGGtttgaattggttgaaaatttggattatgtaaacttaataagtgcatttgcatctaaaacgTGAGATGGGTAATATTTGAGTAATGTTTgtatatctttcttcttttgatattactttttaatgatatttgatgtagaaatagacttttcatgtatttagtgaattttttttacacGTGTCAATGTACAAAGGGTCGGGAGTCAAAGAATTCTATGGCCCCATTTTGAAGGCTTGCCTAGGGCCCCCAAATTTTCAGGGCTGGCCCTAGGAATAGCAACAAGTTTGCAGCAAGCTCAGACATGTTGAAGGTCGTGCTAGCACAGGGTGGCAAAGTGTTGTGCAGAGCAGTGTTCATTTTATGCGgaactgtttgggttaatatttaaaccTTGGGCTCTCAGAAAGGAAAGCCCAAGAGAGTTCAATAAAGAATGTTTTTTCCCGAAGCCCAGAATCAAGCCCAGTTCATCCATTTTAAGATATTATGGCAGCTCCCCATTAATGCACAGGCCAGTTGCTTACAAGAAGTGACAACCGATGGAAGATCACCAACTTTTGGcctaaaagtgctttttggaTGGCAAACACGTAAAAAGGCTGGTGACTCATTACCTTTCAGTTGCTTTCGGGCAAGAATAGAAACAACACAGCTGGGCTAATTCGTGATAAAATGAGGAAGAAggcccagagacaaggacactcaaccaatcaaacaaacaaacatacaacttgTCTTTTAGCCAAGCAAATACCCAGAAAGCCGTGCCTTGTCCAGACTCTGCACCATTTTAGCCTTATACTCATGTAGAAAAacatcttttgtctatgtaaaagctctgctaccttttccctaaatgttgtagtatcgatttctcatTGTAAACTCCTTTCCAGTCATCCCCTTTAGTACTTAATCTTTTTTGTAAACTGCCAAGGGAAGAGACCCCAAGACgttttaaccttgcccgacaaggtgaaatcttgcccgactcTCTTTGCTTTTGCCTTTCCAGTAATAGATCTGGTATTATAATGTATCCCTCAATAGATATGCAAGTCATTTTCGATCTCTTAATGATCTGAAGTTCCATTAACTCTCAGATCTAGTTTACTTAGTACTTTTACTATCGTGAAAGTAAATGAAGCTGATGTTCTGATTAGATATGGACCTCCACCCTTTGAAGCATATAAGATAAACAAAAGTCATTGACCTtaaggcatagaaaagaacttaatgtggacttacccatccacgacaatcctttgataatgagaagttagaataacttggggcgcaagtaatccacttaaatacactcattctacatctgccatatagaaatggcagtggcacgcctcaACACTtcattagttttgattgcgagcctcacaacctacacctaaggcccgaTAAAGACACCATTCAGAACTAACTCTGTCCTCTTCTTGTAGCCTGGCAAGCAAGCGAGAACCCGACAgccaaccaaagtgccaactcaTCAGGGAGCTATGTGCTCGAGCCAGGGACCTTCTTAGCGAAATTCATGtccgaacatagttttggcacaccTGGTGGGATACAAAGAtattgtatgccaagaagataAAGGAAAGAACAAACCTTCaggtggaaagaagaaaaacactAGGATCTAGTATGGCAAATCTCCCCGAAGACTTGCAAGGATCCATCTTGATGGAAAACCAGACCCCTTCTGAGAAGTTAGGAGGGAAGGTCACGAATGAAGATTTGCAAGCTAGTATGATGGCTGTGATAAAAAGCATGGAGAGGAACTCTCTACAAATAGGAGAGGAAGTAAGCAGACTCTGTTCCTTAACAGGATATCTGCAAATAAGGATGAATCTGGAGTACCCGACCCCGGAAAATGATCATGCTAAAGAAACCATGAGGGAAGTCAACCCGATGGAGGGACCATTTATTCCTTTGTTTCTTtacttgagaaaaaaaaaaggataaaagaaATAATGAGGAAGAATCTAAAGCCAGTCAACCAGTATTGGAAGAAATACTGGAAGCAGAGTCACCCGACCTTCTATCCTTACTAAATAATAGAGGGCATAGTGAGCAAAAGAGAACGAAGTATGGAATGCCCCAGTGGGCGGGGGAATCTAGTGGGAAATGAGAGCTTACCAAAGCAGACAAGCCTTCACCTTATAGGCCACCACCAATGGCTACTAAAAGATGAGAGTTCAAAGGGAGGAAGCCCGAGCCAAGAAAAGAGATTAACCCGGGCAATGATTGTAGACCGAAATGGGAACCACGTCCTTATACTCCACCTAATAATAGGACCAACCAACAACTCAGAGATGAGTTGGCCGAGTTAAGAAGAatg
Protein-coding regions in this window:
- the LOC126591081 gene encoding nuclear transcription factor Y subunit B-3-like, with translation MERMGGGLPPRHAKSSNPANSNSSDGGNAIASTSNPANPAGNSDNNTVQRAPQCLVREQDRYMPIANVIRIMRRILPPHAKISDDAKETMQECVSEYIAFITGEANERCQREQRKTVTAEDVLWAMGKLGFDNYVEPLTIYLQRYRESESSDRSQFVKREERQSMDYCPPGHAGPQVAMMPPPPPSYGPGYYFGPQHGPPMYDPSMMGMFRDGSSSGAGGGGSSSASGAQGENSLGGFNPFGHFK